From Candidatus Vondammii sp. HM_W22, one genomic window encodes:
- a CDS encoding carbohydrate kinase family protein: MSALICGSIAFDTIMVFHDQFKNHILPEQVHILNVSFLVSDLRREFGGCAGNIAYNLGLLGGEGKPMGTVGSDFAPYAEWMDRVGISQDHVRFIDGSYTAQAYITTDQDDNQITAFHPGAMNSAHEVKVSECTDCTIGIVSPDGRQGMIEHAEQFAETGTPFIFDPGQGMPMFDGDNLLKFVDQATWLAFNDYEAKLMQERTGLSPEQMAQRAEAVIITRGGEGSSIYTRDKVYEIPVASALSLEDPTGCGDAYRSGLLYGLMNDMDWDTTGRVAALMGAIKIEHAGTQNHKFSRDVFDVRFKQTFGYAL; this comes from the coding sequence ATGTCGGCGCTGATTTGCGGCTCAATCGCTTTTGATACCATCATGGTTTTTCATGACCAGTTTAAAAACCACATACTGCCGGAGCAGGTCCACATACTGAATGTCTCTTTTCTGGTGTCTGATTTACGCCGGGAATTTGGCGGCTGCGCCGGAAATATAGCCTACAATCTGGGACTCCTCGGTGGAGAAGGGAAGCCGATGGGCACCGTGGGCAGTGATTTTGCGCCTTATGCTGAGTGGATGGATCGGGTTGGTATCAGCCAGGATCATGTTCGTTTCATTGATGGCAGCTACACGGCCCAAGCCTATATCACCACCGACCAGGACGACAATCAGATCACGGCATTTCACCCGGGGGCAATGAACAGTGCCCATGAGGTGAAAGTGAGCGAATGCACAGACTGTACCATTGGAATAGTCTCACCGGACGGGCGTCAGGGGATGATTGAGCATGCGGAACAGTTTGCTGAAACAGGGACCCCGTTCATCTTTGACCCCGGTCAGGGCATGCCGATGTTCGATGGGGATAACCTGTTAAAATTTGTCGATCAGGCTACCTGGCTGGCGTTCAATGACTATGAAGCCAAATTGATGCAGGAACGAACTGGACTGTCACCTGAACAGATGGCCCAGCGTGCGGAGGCCGTGATTATTACCCGGGGTGGAGAAGGCTCCAGTATCTATACTCGCGACAAGGTTTATGAGATACCGGTTGCATCAGCTTTATCCCTGGAAGATCCTACGGGTTGTGGGGATGCCTACCGGTCCGGACTGTTGTATGGTCTGATGAACGATATGGATTGGGATACTACAGGTCGTGTTGCTGCCCTGATGGGTGCGATCAAAATCGAGCATGCGGGTACCCAGAATCACAAATTTTCCCGGGATGTGTTCGATGTCCGCTTCAAGCAGACTTTCGGATATGCCCTGTAA
- a CDS encoding transposase, which yields MPCLENQPLFISSARKGQIVDAAIVPVPRQRNTREENRQIKAGDSPEAWGDNKRRQKDVEAHWTMKHGKTHYGYKNHISIDRKHKVIRKYAITSAEVHGS from the coding sequence ATGCCATGTCTGGAGAACCAGCCTTTATTCATCTCCAGTGCTCGCAAGGGACAGATTGTAGATGCCGCTATCGTTCCAGTACCCAGGCAACGTAATACGCGAGAGGAAAATAGGCAGATCAAAGCCGGGGACAGCCCTGAGGCATGGGGTGATAACAAACGCCGCCAGAAGGATGTTGAAGCCCACTGGACCATGAAGCATGGCAAAACCCACTATGGGTACAAAAACCACATCAGCATAGACCGGAAGCACAAGGTCATTCGCAAGTATGCCATCACATCAGCTGAAGTTCATGGTAGCTAG